One window of the Pedobacter ginsengisoli genome contains the following:
- a CDS encoding glycoside hydrolase family 172 protein has protein sequence MQKFITGIWIVLLTAGGFIGRAQTVTMASLLKEMTDFNAVTYWPKPYYSAGQASSYDRHSISPDKPGWFANGDKSEFIKVEEINGHKEYVMLDEKGPGALVRFWLTTFKRAGKLRVYFDNNPEPEIVIPSYDLTKIDLKPGPALLIPHSSYEPLEKGGSTLYLPMPYAKHCKVTWEDAANEITEPRYYQINFRKYIPNTTVRTFTLKEARSLSGLIDNVNKQLLNPINVTKGKQSLINQTILPKQTASVNLPKGANAVKFLSIEVSSENKDNLEKLLRSTILKISFDGQQSVECPVGDFSGSGVGGKPLQSWYRTVTANGEIISRWTMPYQKTASISLENQGDQSVSIKVKAVSQLYSWNSNSMYFNAHWKFTEKVPIKKWDETDGAIEWELNRIKGKGIFLGDSFAVFNHMHTWYGEGDQKLYVDCETFPSEFGTGAEDYYNTSWAPVVLYQSPFANAPRADAEDSYGHNTFTRTRNLDGVTFKTDFKYDLEMLGWANGTADCAATTYWYGFR, from the coding sequence ATGCAAAAATTTATAACTGGTATTTGGATTGTATTGCTAACCGCTGGAGGATTTATTGGTCGAGCGCAGACAGTAACCATGGCATCGTTGCTTAAAGAGATGACAGATTTTAATGCTGTTACCTATTGGCCCAAACCCTATTACAGTGCTGGTCAGGCCAGCAGTTATGATCGTCATTCTATTTCTCCTGATAAACCCGGCTGGTTCGCCAATGGGGATAAATCCGAATTCATAAAGGTAGAGGAGATTAATGGGCATAAAGAATATGTAATGCTTGATGAAAAGGGACCTGGTGCCTTGGTGCGATTCTGGCTAACCACTTTTAAAAGGGCAGGCAAACTGAGAGTTTATTTTGATAATAACCCTGAACCGGAAATTGTTATCCCATCATATGATCTGACGAAGATAGATCTAAAGCCCGGGCCCGCCTTACTGATTCCTCATTCAAGTTATGAACCTCTTGAAAAAGGAGGTAGTACCCTTTATTTACCAATGCCCTATGCCAAACATTGTAAAGTTACGTGGGAAGACGCAGCAAATGAAATAACAGAGCCAAGATACTATCAAATCAATTTCCGAAAATATATCCCAAACACAACTGTTAGAACATTTACCTTAAAAGAAGCAAGAAGTTTATCTGGTTTAATAGACAATGTTAACAAACAGCTGTTAAACCCTATAAATGTTACCAAAGGGAAACAATCGCTAATAAATCAAACTATTCTGCCAAAGCAAACCGCATCTGTAAATCTGCCTAAAGGGGCCAATGCAGTTAAATTTCTAAGCATTGAGGTCTCATCTGAAAACAAAGATAATCTCGAGAAGCTTTTGAGATCAACTATACTCAAAATCTCTTTTGATGGTCAGCAAAGTGTGGAATGTCCGGTGGGTGATTTTTCTGGATCTGGCGTAGGAGGCAAGCCATTGCAAAGCTGGTATAGAACTGTCACAGCCAATGGCGAAATTATATCCAGATGGACAATGCCTTATCAAAAAACCGCCTCAATATCTTTAGAAAATCAGGGAGATCAATCGGTTTCAATAAAAGTAAAGGCAGTTAGTCAACTTTATTCATGGAATAGTAACAGTATGTATTTTAATGCACATTGGAAGTTCACAGAGAAGGTTCCAATAAAGAAATGGGATGAAACTGATGGTGCTATTGAGTGGGAGCTTAATAGAATTAAAGGCAAAGGTATTTTTCTTGGAGATAGTTTTGCAGTTTTCAATCATATGCACACATGGTATGGCGAGGGCGATCAAAAATTATATGTAGACTGTGAAACTTTTCCATCTGAATTTGGAACGGGTGCCGAAGATTATTACAATACCTCCTGGGCTCCTGTGGTGCTTTATCAAAGCCCCTTTGCTAATGCACCAAGAGCTGATGCAGAAGATTCTTATGGTCATAATACTTTTACCAGAACAAGAAATCTGGATGGGGTAACCTTTAAAACTGATTTTAAATATGATCTGGAAATGCTGGGCTGGGCAAATGGCACGGCTGACTGCGCTGCTACAACTTATTGGTACGGGTTTAGATAA